The genomic window GTCACCGACGCCGATCTGCTGGCCATCGCCGAGGACGTCACCGGCGACGACCGCGAGCGCGTCGTCGAACTGCTGGACCTCAACGCCACCAGCGGCGGTGCCGTCCCCACGGCGAGCGTCCGACTCGAGGTCGACGGCGAGGAACGCGTCGCCAGCGGGACCGGCTCCGGTCCCGTCGACGCCGCCGTCTCCGCGGTCCGCGAGGCGCTGGGCTCGATGGCCGACGCCGAGCTCGACTCGTACCACGTCGACGCCGTGACCGGCGGCACCGACGCCGTCGTCACCGTCGAGGTGACGATGATGCGCAACGATCGGTCGGTGACGGTCGCCCGCAGCGAGGCCGACATCACGCGTGCGAGCGTCGAGGCGATGGTCGACGCGCTCGATCGGTTGCTCGCTGCCGATCAACAGCCGCTCGCGCCGGCGGACGACTGATATCGCGAGCGGTCCGTTTTCGACGCGACCGATCGACGTAGCGGTATCGCTACGCTCCCGTCTCGATCGCTAGTGGAACCGCTGGCGGCTGATGACGTTCCAGGGATCGAGCAGGTAGACGCCCGCGAGGAACAGCGCGAAGAGCACGACGAGCAGTTTGGGGATTTCACTCACGGTCGACGGAACGCCCGGCTCGAGCGCGATCGCCATCAGGGCCGCGACGCCGATCCAGAGGGAACCGACGATCAGTCGCTGGCGAATGTCCATACGTAGACCTTCGTGGCGGGCGTAATGAACCCGACGGGTCGCCGCCAGGGGACTCTCCGATCACAGGGAGGGGCCTTGAGGGCCGAAGGTCTCCTCGTCGAGGACGTCCTTGCGGACGTCCGTCTGGTCGACGTCCTCGTAGGCGACCGGTCCCTCGACCTGGTGGGCTTCCGGACCGGGTTGGTTGCCAATATAGACGACGTTCGGATCCGTCCCGATGTCCTCGAGCAGTTTGAACTGCGACTGCGGGTCGCCGCCGAAGTCTTCGAGCACTTCCTGTGCGAGCTCCTCGCTCGGTCCCCCGAACTCCTCGTCGTCACCCGGTTCCTCGGCGAGGTCCAGTTCGACGAGCAGTTCCTGTCCCTCGAGGTTGAGTCCGTGCTCGTCGAGGGTCTGGACGAGCTCGAGGACGAGTTCCTCCTGATCGGCTAACGTACTGTTCTCCGGGCCCTCGGGCTGGCCTTCCGGACCGAGGACAGCGATCGCCAGCATGACGGCGATCGTCTCCTCGTCGAAGGCCTCGACGGCCTCGATGACCGCCTCGAGGTTCGCGTCGGTACCCTCGAGGGCGCTCTCGACGTCCTCCGGGGACGGAAGGTTGTCGGCGGTCTGCGTGAGCGACCGGCTCTTGGCGGTGTTCTCGATGTAGCGCTGGGGATCGCTGCTCGAGTCGTTCATATCGCCGAACTGAATCACTTCCGGCGGGCAGGCGTCCTCGCAGGCCGTCCTGCCGACGAACTCCTCGCCTTTGCTCCCGTCCTGGCGCGTCGGACAGAACGTGCACTTCGCCATGACGCCCTTCGGCGCGCGGGCGCTGACCGGCCGGCCACGTTCGTCGTAGACGTGGTCCTCGTCGAGTTCGGATTCCGGGACTTCGGGCTCGTCCCACTGGAAGTAGTTGACGCCGTACGGACAGGCGACCTGACAGTACCGACACCCGATGCAGACGTCGTAGTCGGTCAGCACGAGTCCGTCGGAGTCGCGGGTGTGCCGTGCCGTCGTCGGACACACCTTCTCACACGGCGCGTCGGTACAGTGCTGGCAGGGGCGAATGAGGCGATAGCTCTCATCCTCGTCCGTCGTCTCGTCCTGATAGTCGAGGATGTACATCCAGTTGGCGCCCTGGTTCCAGTCGTGTTCCTCGGCGCAGGCGACGACGCAGGAGAGACAGCCGTCGCAGTACTCCAGGTCGAGCGCCATCCCCCACTGAGTCCCTTCCTCCTCTTCGCCCCCTTCTTCGGACTCTTCCGCGAGCGCGGCGGCCGGCGGCTCGTCGGAGCCGCCGTTGGAGAGGCCCCAGGCACCGAATCCCACCGCACCGGCGCCGCCCATCTTCTTCATCACGTCTCGGCGCGACTCCTCGCCCACGCCGAGCCGGGAGAGCGTGCTCTCGAAACGGCTCCCTTCGTCGGCCGTGTCGCCGGCTTCGACCGGTCGCTCGTCCTCGCCGAACTCGTCCAGCACGTCCTCGTGATAGCGATCGTGGAACTCCGCCTCCGAGAGCTCGCCCTTCGTGACGCGCATGGCGTCTTTTGCCATCTCCATGCCCAACTCCGCGTCGTACTCCGTGTCCTCGAGCTCCGCCTCGAGACCGTCCTGCCAGTCCTCGCCGAGCGGATGGAACGTCTCTTCGTCCGTTCCGTCTCGATCGTCGGAACTCACCGCTGTCCACCCCAACCGACGGCCACCTGATTACAATCGAGTTCCATGTTAGCTAGTGGTAGTATCGATTTCGCTCCGATTTCGATAAACGGTATGCTTGCGAGTGACATGGTACCGTCCGGCGCTCGAGTCGTCACCGAGCGAAGTCGCTCGCAGTCACCGACGGGCCGGCGACGGGTCTCGAGCGCAAAGATTGATTTCAGTTGCTACCGTGCGCGCTCGGCTGAAAAATCGGCGATCGGACTCGAGTCGACGGATAGCGAGCGGAAACCCGGACGACTCACCGGCTCGAGGCGACCGGAGGGCGAGAGTGAGGTTCGAATCACGCAACGACGCGCTCGCTTCGCAGCGCGCGTCTCCTCTCGTTCGAATTCCCGTGCCGTTCTCCACTCACGGATGCGAGCACACGCTACGCGATGCTCGCGGAATTGGTCGCGGAAAAGCGTCGAGAGGGAGATTTGAACCACGCCCGAGAACCTGCGCGAAGCGCAGAACCTCGGTCTAATTCAAATCTTTCGTACTGGATTTCAGCAGCACGGACGGCTCGCTACGCTCACGGCTTCGCCGTTCGCGATTCCGTGGCCCTATGCGCCACGCACCGCTCGCCGTTTTGTGCTGCTGAAAACGCCGAGAGGGAGATTTGAACTCCCGAGTCCGTGAGGACAGTAGATTTCGAATCTACCGCCTTGGCCGGGCTAGGCTATCTCGGCTCATCCCTTCCTATTCGGGTGATGTTTTTACCGGTTTCGATTTTCTCCCCGTTTGGTGGTGTATGTCGCATCTCGGTCCCGGGATTCCCGCTCGCTCTCAGAGGATATCACCGACGCGTCGCGGTTCGCCCTGGAGGTTCGGCTGTTCGGCGACGATCTGCAGCACTTCGTGGTCGGTCACGTCGTAGTAGGTCTTCTCCGTCGCCTCCTCGATGAGTTCTCGCTCGAGGCGAAACTCGGTGCCTTCGTAGACGACGTCGACCCCCTCTTCGTCGAACGCGAGAGTCGTCATGGACGGCCGTATGCGGTGCGGGATTAAAAGCGGGGCGTTGCACTTCCGCGCGTGTGAGACGCGCGTCAGACGTGCGGCGGACGACGCGCGAGGTTTATTAGTGGATGACTCCTTTGGGGCGAAGTGTGGCCTTCAGTAGGGACCCGCTGGACGAACTGGTCGTTCCCGACGGAACGGAAGCCAAGGAAGTCGACCTCGTAACCGACGGTGACGTGCTCGTCGGCGGTCGGTCGACCGTCGAGTTCGGGGTGCGCGGCCGAAACGTCCTCGCCGGCGAGAGCGTCTCGTTCGGCGGCGCCATCGAGGCCGAGGAAGACTGTCGGCTCGACATGTGGTGTGACGTCGCCGAGAACGTGCTCGTCGGTCAGGACGCCTACATCGGCGAACGCGTCCACGTCGGCGGCGAAATGAAAGTCGCCGGCGATCTCGATATCGGCGACGACGTCGAGATCGAGGACGGGTTCGAGGCCAACGGCTGGATCGTCATCCGCAACCCCATGCCGACGATCGTGTTCCTGTTCGTCTACCTCAAACACCTCCTGCTGATCGGCGAGGAACAGACCGCGCAGCGACTCGTCTCCGAACTCGTCGACGAAGACGAGGGCGAGGAGATCGACGCCGACCCGCTCGTGATCCCCAAGAACGCGACGGTCAGTGACGACGCCTGGCGAGTCTCGACGCCCGCGACGATCGGGGACGACTGCCGGCTCCACGGGAACGTCCGCGCCGAGACGATCGACGTCGGAGCCGACACCACGATCTTCGGAAGCCTCCGGGCTCGAGGCGACGTCTCCGTCGGCGAGGGAACGCGGATCCACGGCGATCTGACCACGCGCGACGGCGACGTCAGGATCGCGGCGGGCGCTCGAATCCTCGGCGACGTCTCGTGTGCGGCGCTCGAACTCGGCCCCGACGCGGAGATCGACGGGACGATCCGCGCCGCCGGCGAGATCACGATGGTGACGACCGACCGCGATTCCGAGTGAGAACGGTGCCGGGCGAAGCGGGCGTGGCGCGCCGCGCTCAGTAGATCAGTTCGTCGTCGTTTTCGACCATGTACAGCGTCCGCGCCGCGATGTTGACCGAGTGATCGCCGACGCGCTCCAAGTCCCGAATGGTCAACAGGAGCCGCGAGACGTCCTGGAGCAGCAGTTCGACCTCGTCTGGCGAGTCGAGCTCGCGCTCGATCAGGTCGCGGACGACGATCTCGCTGGCTCGCTCGGCGAAGTGATCGAGATCATCGTCGCGAGCGGCGAGTTCGCGGCAGGCCTCGGTGTCCTCCTCGTCGTAGGCGACCATCGCGTCTTCGACCATCTGGAGGGTCAACTCGCCCATCTCCTGTACGTCGACGTCGGGGAAGAGGTTCTCCTCGGCGTCCAACGTGTACTCCCCGAGGTTCGTCGCGAGATCGGCGATCCGTTCGAGGTCGGTGATGATCTTGAACGAGGCGGCGATAAACCGGAGGTCGCTCGCGACCGGCTGCTGGAGTGCCAGCAGGTCGATACAGTCCTGCTCTAAGTCGAGGTACATCCGGTTGATCTCGCCGTCGCCCTCGATCACCTCGCGGGCGAGTTCGTGGTCTTTCTGCTCGAGGGCGTCGAGCCCCATCCGAAGTCGCTCCATGACGACCTCGCTCATGTAGAGGATGTCCTCGCGGAGTTCCGCGAGCTTCTCCTGGTACGATTTCCTGGCCATGATTCTGCCACCTTCCCGGGCGAAGATATAACTTGTGCTCACCTCGCTTCGCGACCGGTCGCCACCAGCGGTCGCCGACATGATCGTCATGGGAACCGCCGGCCCAACGGGGCTCGAGAAACGGATCGTCGGCAGCGCCACCGACACAGTCGTCCGCACGGCGTCCCTCCCGGTCGTCACGGTCCGCCCGGAGGGGACGATCGACGCCGCCTGACGGACGCGGTCGGTTCGCGTCGGTTCCGCCTCCCGCTCATAGACGTTCGAGGCGAACGCACCGGCTGAAGCCGTGGGCAGGAGTCACGGCGAGGGCGGGACGAATCGTCGAGACGGCGCACTATCGGAACCGCTCGAGCGTCGATCTCGGGGACCGAAGGGGAACTCGTCGGTCGAAGTCGTACTTCATCCCGAGCAGGCCGCCGAGGATCACGGCGACCGCGATGGCAGACGCGAACATATTCAGGAGTAGCCAATCGAGCGAAACCCCGTACAGCGTCTGCTCGACGGGCGCGAACAGCTGGACCCCGCCGCTCAGCATGTCGAAGGCGACGTGCGATCCGAACCCGATCGCAGCGGCTCGCCAGGGACCGAACGCGGAGAGGAGAG from Haloterrigena sp. KLK7 includes these protein-coding regions:
- a CDS encoding 4Fe-4S ferredoxin N-terminal domain-containing protein translates to MSSDDRDGTDEETFHPLGEDWQDGLEAELEDTEYDAELGMEMAKDAMRVTKGELSEAEFHDRYHEDVLDEFGEDERPVEAGDTADEGSRFESTLSRLGVGEESRRDVMKKMGGAGAVGFGAWGLSNGGSDEPPAAALAEESEEGGEEEEGTQWGMALDLEYCDGCLSCVVACAEEHDWNQGANWMYILDYQDETTDEDESYRLIRPCQHCTDAPCEKVCPTTARHTRDSDGLVLTDYDVCIGCRYCQVACPYGVNYFQWDEPEVPESELDEDHVYDERGRPVSARAPKGVMAKCTFCPTRQDGSKGEEFVGRTACEDACPPEVIQFGDMNDSSSDPQRYIENTAKSRSLTQTADNLPSPEDVESALEGTDANLEAVIEAVEAFDEETIAVMLAIAVLGPEGQPEGPENSTLADQEELVLELVQTLDEHGLNLEGQELLVELDLAEEPGDDEEFGGPSEELAQEVLEDFGGDPQSQFKLLEDIGTDPNVVYIGNQPGPEAHQVEGPVAYEDVDQTDVRKDVLDEETFGPQGPSL
- a CDS encoding DUF5800 family protein produces the protein MTTLAFDEEGVDVVYEGTEFRLERELIEEATEKTYYDVTDHEVLQIVAEQPNLQGEPRRVGDIL
- a CDS encoding polymer-forming cytoskeletal protein, with protein sequence MAFSRDPLDELVVPDGTEAKEVDLVTDGDVLVGGRSTVEFGVRGRNVLAGESVSFGGAIEAEEDCRLDMWCDVAENVLVGQDAYIGERVHVGGEMKVAGDLDIGDDVEIEDGFEANGWIVIRNPMPTIVFLFVYLKHLLLIGEEQTAQRLVSELVDEDEGEEIDADPLVIPKNATVSDDAWRVSTPATIGDDCRLHGNVRAETIDVGADTTIFGSLRARGDVSVGEGTRIHGDLTTRDGDVRIAAGARILGDVSCAALELGPDAEIDGTIRAAGEITMVTTDRDSE
- the phoU gene encoding phosphate signaling complex protein PhoU, with the protein product MARKSYQEKLAELREDILYMSEVVMERLRMGLDALEQKDHELAREVIEGDGEINRMYLDLEQDCIDLLALQQPVASDLRFIAASFKIITDLERIADLATNLGEYTLDAEENLFPDVDVQEMGELTLQMVEDAMVAYDEEDTEACRELAARDDDLDHFAERASEIVVRDLIERELDSPDEVELLLQDVSRLLLTIRDLERVGDHSVNIAARTLYMVENDDELIY
- a CDS encoding universal stress protein, whose product is MLTSLRDRSPPAVADMIVMGTAGPTGLEKRIVGSATDTVVRTASLPVVTVRPEGTIDAA
- a CDS encoding metal-dependent hydrolase, producing the protein MVATGVHILLSLALVLLIVRSERAEPYLVAALAATVPDADTFVFRPLIELGYVSSVAWTHRGLTHSLLAGVVVVALLSAFGPWRAAAIGFGSHVAFDMLSGGVQLFAPVEQTLYGVSLDWLLLNMFASAIAVAVILGGLLGMKYDFDRRVPLRSPRSTLERFR